Within the Cinclus cinclus chromosome 12, bCinCin1.1, whole genome shotgun sequence genome, the region TGCCGCGCGTTCACTCGCAGCGCACCCGCACCGCTCCCTGCCCCGCCGCTGGCCGCTGCTGTTCTTCCCCCCGGGGCTCTCGGGCATCTGCCAGGGCGAGAGAAGGCTCGCCCGAGCCCCCTCGAAGATTTTCCTGCCGCggcacaagaagaaaataatttacctCTGTGTCCTGCGCGGAGCCGCTGGAGCCATGCGCGCACCCAGGATCCCCGGCAGCACCGGACCCTCTGGGACCCGGCTTGGCAGAAAAGCAGCTTAACCAGAGCATCCCAAACCCTCCCTCGGCTGTCTAGTAGGGAAAAATACGAAACGGAAAAACTTACTCTATTTAATGCTTCgtgtgctgaaaaaaaaaccaaaaaagaatcACCTTATGATCTGAGAAAATATAATCACTTCTCCGTCACTTACTCAGCTGTGAAAAGACAATATCAACATTCTCTCGCGAAGGCGCTAGCACCGAGTGAAGCCCGGCtattccagctctctcagcGTCAGCGGTGACGGACACAGCCTGTCGTCCTGTTAATTTTAGGTCAATGAGCCAGCCAATCTCCCTTTTCATTAAACGCGGGTGCTGCTCTCACGCGCACTGAAAGCACCAGAACCAACAGCCAGAGGTGACGAGGAAGCCAATGCTATACTCCCAGCTTGTCCTGACCGAAAGGTCCCGCAATCCCCCGGCTCTGCCGGCCCTGCCGCCGCCTTTCCTCTTCCCAGCATCCATCTTCATCCTCGGGTTAAATAAAACACTTCCAAGGAATTATTTGGTTAAATATCTAAGTTACCTCAGTGTAAGAATACGAGGCTGTTTCCTATTTACCCACAGCTGGCCGCGTCCTCCGACGCTCATCCCGGGGGTTGATTTAAGCCGGGATGGATCGGGGGCAGCTCCCGAGCCGGGTCGTGGTAAAGCAGCGTAGCCGGAACCGTGGAGAGAGAATGGAGGAAAACTGGGAACTGCTGGCGTGAGCTCAGCGCAAATTCACCTCGAGGGCTCCCGGCGGCGATTCGGGGCTGTGTGTGGTTAAAGCCCGTCGAAGCCGTCGCTGTTCTCCGCTCTCCTGGAGCCTCCCGGACCCGCTGCCCCGGGGCCCGGCCGGCCCTGAGGACATTCCGCCTGGGCAAGGGGGCACCGCGAGCCCCGGCCTCTAATTACTGCCTTAATTGGGAGGCGCTCCCCGCCCAGCAGCGGCTTAGCCCGGGGCTCTCCTCTCGTCCTTCCCGGcgctgctgcttctttctttctttttttttttattttttcctttttttttttttttccttagcacaATAGCAGTAATTGCATGTCTCCGTGGATGCTCTGTAATTTAACATCCCAGCGGAAAACGTGGAGAAGAGAGTCGGGGAAAACAAGcgaaaaaataaaataaaatttaaaaaacccacccGAACAACAAAGCTCTAGAATTTCGTGCTACATCTTAGCAGCTCACgaagaacatttttaaaaagtaccaTTCATGACGCGCAGTGCGGAAGTTAATTAACCTTTTGTCAGCAACTAAGGTATCTTTAAAATCCGAAAGCATCCGAATTTGACCAAGGGAAGACGGAGGGTCCGGCCCCTCCCGGCCACGGGCAGCGAACTGTCGCGGAAAACGACGGCAGAATCTTCCCAGTACTACTGCGCTTTGCTCTTTCTACAGGTCTCTGTAGACCTGCCTGGAACTTGGTTTTCCATCTCTAACTTGCCTCCgtggggaaaaaaccaacaattttttgaaaaaaaatcaaccccaaaGCATTACGTTACTCAGTGCAATAGTTCATAAAATACTTTattgaaataaagtaaatatCTTCGCATTAATAAAACTGataataaaatgcagttttcgAATAACTAGGGGCACCACAGGGTTTTAGACAGCGAGTAGATGTGGAAGGTGGGATCCAGTGTCCTCCTGGCCCCTCGGGCCGTCGCACAACACAGCGGCCGTGGCGCAGAGCAGCGCTCCGCGGGCGCGGAgaggggcggcggggcggggggagaCCGGGCTGCGGCCAAAGCGTCCAAAAGTCCGAGGCCGAAGACGGCCGCAGCCGCTGTCCGAGCTGCCCTCCATCCTCTCGGGCCGGCCCGGCGAGGGCCCCCCTCACTCCTCCTGGCTGACTTCGGCCGGCGAGCCCAGGCTCTCGGGCGGCTTCTCGGCGTCCCGGGCGCGCTCCTGCTCCGAGAGCTGCTCGCTGCTGGGGATCGAGTTCTTCTTCGGGCGGCCCTTGGGCTTGGTGGGGGACTCCAGGCCGCCCCCTTGCAACACCTGCGAGGCGAGGAGGGGGCGGAAGAAGGGGAGACCCCGCTAAAATCTAGCTGCCATCAACCCGGGGCGCAGCAGCCCCTCTCTCTCCCGTCCCCGGAGCGAAGCTGCCAGTGAGGGTCCTCGAGGGCTGCGCCCACCGCCCGCAGCCCCGGCGGCCAAGCGGTACAACAGCAGGGCTCGGACAGGACCGGGAAGGGGTCCGGCCGGGGCCCGGGAGATGCTGGACCAGGGGCACGGTATTAATGACCAGGTGAATGTTACTATTGCTGTCATCAACATCATTACTATTACAATTATCCTTAATGTTATCATTAAATACCCCAGGGTCGGTATGCAGAAGGACGAAGCCCGCAGGGCAGGGCTCGATACCCCATCGAACGCGGACACGGCGCGCCCAAGGGGAAGACTATTCATAAGGGGCACTTactattttcttccatttcatgCGCCGGTTCTGGTACCAAGTTTTCACCTGGAGCTGGCTGAGCCCCAGCGATTCGGCCAGGTCTATTCTGCGGGCGAGAGAGAGAAGGGGTCAGGCCGGCAGCTTTCGTCTCGGATGGCAGCTTCCCGACTTTCTCAAGCAAAATGAGCCCCGTCCCGTGGCCCCGGGTCCGAGGTCGGCCTTGGCCTACCTGTCGGGCGTGGAGAGATATTTCTGCTTCTCGAAGCGCTTCTCCAGccccatgagctgcagctcGGTGAAGACGGTGCGGCTGCGGCGGCCCTTCTTGGCCTTGCCCGGCTCCGGGGGACCCGGCTCCAGCTTCCCGCGGAGGTGCAGCTCCAGCGGGAGATGCGGCGAGGCGGAGCCGCCCTGCAGTCCCGAGCCGGCGGCCAGCAGCGCCGAGCCCAGCCCCGAGCAGCCCAGGGGAGCCAGCGGGAACTTAAACACGGCGGCCGGCTCCGCCTTCAGCACCGCTGCGGGAGGGAGAGAGCGGCGGTGAGCGCCGGGCAGCGCGCAGGGACCCCCGGGGTTGCAGGGTGCCTCGGCTGCCCGGGGAGCGGCCCCTGCCGGGAGCCCTGGCCCCTTCTCCTCCGTTCTCGGCACACCGCGGGTCCTGAACCCCCCGCTTCCGCCGCCTCCGCGGTACAGGGACACGTTTTACCCTTCAACAAGCACATGGCAATCACGAAGTTACTTGGGGGTTACAAGTGAAAGTAGTTCGAACCAACCCAAAAGCGTTCCCCTCGGTGTCACCCAACAGCTGCCGGACCCGGCTGAACTCGGCGACTAGAGGGGGTGGGCACGGTCCCGGGATTCCTTTCCTAGGAGTTTTCAGGGTATTTTCGACCTGGTAATAATTTCTAACCCGCTCCGTGAAGCGCAACCTATGGAGAGGCGCCCGGGGAGAGGACGGGGAGCCGTCGCCGAGGATGCTGCCCCCGCGGGCTGGGGCCGCCGGTCGGCCGGCTCGATTCACCTCTCCGCGATCCAGCGCGGCCCTGCTCGGCTCGGTTCCCTCGCCCGGCTCGGCCCGGTCCGGCTGGGTCCTTCCCGGCGCCCCCGCTCCGCTgggtgggctgggagctgcGGTCCTGCCCGGCCCAGCCTCGCCGCCAGCGACACAGGAGCGACCTCGGCAGCGGGGAAGGACTTTAGGGGAGTCCGCGGGGTCTTCTCCTCGGCCTGTCTGAAATCGCCTCCCTCCCGACAGGGCCCGATCCCGCTCCCGCTTATCCCTGCCGAACTGAGCCGTGAGGGGTGTGAAGAGCCTTTTATCTGATCCGCTACTCCTAGCAGTTCTGAACAGTTCATCTTGAAAATAACACTAAGTTCTAGATATTCTAACGCATGTTGCTCCCTTGCTCAGGGGCTTGAcgcttttctctttttctcttaaatgcagaaaattaaatttggatACTCCTTTTCTGTTCAGGTCAATGGATGAAGAGCTACGGCTCTACGGATGAAGATGGTTTGGGAAGTGAAAACTTTCGCCACCACACATTTAAATACTGGCCTTTAAAACATATTAAGTAATGGCCTTCAAGACACATTAAACACTAgcgctaaaaaaaaaaaaacacacgcaaataagaaaaagaagaaaaaatggcaaaaaaatcccccaaacaatAGCAATAAAActaataacaattaaaaaaacccaaacctactTGATTATGTTAATAAACTGCATTTGTTCTGGATGCTATATCCGACTGGACAGAGTATGTTGGCATCcgtttaaaaaagaaaacccagacatctattttaaaatggaCAATAATGTTATGTCTTCCATCTTCTATATGATTCTAATAAAAATATAGCTTGCATTTAGATACTATATATAATATCCctgtatattatatatttttatgtttacGCATAAATCGGGTTTCCAGCTAAATCTCTGACCGCGGGGCCTCTTGCCGCTCCTCGCAGCCACGCACAGACTCCGCTGCTTGGCTCCAGCAATTCTCACCTCATCCAACAACatgaagaaaaaccccaaaacaaagctATCGACAACAACCTTCTTCCCTGAAATCCAAAGGCCATTCTGTGCAAGGGCGGCTGGAGCCGCCAAGCCGCGTTCTTCGGTTTTAGGCCCCAAACaccgggctgctcccggctgcagCGCCCGCGGCAGTTTTCGTAGGCAGAATTCCTAAGTTTTTCTCCAAGGAACTCGGCTCCCAAAAGCGCTGGAAACCATCGGCAGGCGATGCCTCCCCGCCTGCCGCCCCCAGCCGCCCCCCAGCCGCGGGGAGCCCCGCGGGACGTACCGAGGTGGTTGTGGTAGGGCCGGGCGGAGAGCAGCGCCTGCACCCCGAACTTGAGCAGCTCCCCGGCCGGCGCGGCCCCTTTGGCGTCCGGGGGGTCGGTGAGGATCTCCTCGATCATGAAGCTGCGGTAGCGGTGGGAGCGGTGGTCGGGGAAGGCTTCGGCCGGGAAGTAGCGAGCGGCGCCCAGTTCCAGCGGGTTCTGCATCCTGGCCGCCCCCGGGGCACGGGGGGATCCCCGGCCGCTGGGGCCGCCCTAGCGCAGCCCCCCGGCCGGCAGCCGGGCAGCGGGGGCTCTGCCCAtcgccccgccgccccctcccctgGCCCTGCGCGGCGGCCCGGAGCCGTCCCCGCCGCCTGCACACGGGACGCGGCACCGGGCAGCGCCTGTCTCTCCGCCCCGGGACCGCGGCGGCGGCCTATTATACGGCCAGCCCCGGCGGGGCCGTCAGCGCGGCGGGGGAGGGCGCGGGAGGGGCTGCGGAGGAAGGAAGGGGCCGGGGCGTGCGAGTACCTGGAGCGGGGGTTACGGCCCAGCATTTGATCCCCCGCCATATAAAGCAAATTACCCGTTCTGCTCGCGGCGGGGGAGCGGACGCCCAAACAACCGCAGGCCCCTTCGAAGCGCAGCCCCGGCTCCGCTCCCGGCCTAATCCTTGTCACCGTCTCTGTCTCCGTCCCCGGCTCCGGCCCCATCCCCGTCGCTGTCGCCGTACTCATCGCTATCCCCGTTCCCGTCCCCACACCAGTCTTCTGTGTCTTTCCCGTTCCTCTCCCAGTCCTCGTCTCCGcccccgtccccgtccccatcTCCTTCCCCCGACGGGGTAACCGCGGCGCTGGGGTTGATGGAGGCGGACACGGAGCCGCACGGGCCCTCGGGGAACCCCGATGTCGGCCCGGCCCGCACGGCCCTGCCCCGCAGCACGGGCAGCTCGGAGCCCTCAGGGCAGCGGGCCGGGGCACGGAGGAGCccgggcagccccagggcaggcgGGGACCGCGCTGACGGCCGCGGCTGCCCCCGGAGGGGCCCAAGCCCGATGGCCTTAGGTCCGGGATCCCTCCCGGCCTCGGCCAAAGCGGTGTAAATATCTAAAAAGAACTGGTCAGGGAACGAAACCCAGCACGAAGCGGAGCCTTTCCCTGGACTTTTAGATCATTTACACGGACGCTTTGCTCGGTACAACGTGATTTATTCTATTCCCTTTAGCCTGTGTCACCCACTACAGCAGAGACCCACGGGCCGCCCCTGCTCGTTACCGGCCTGCTCCGAGCCAGACTCGCGTGCGGGAGCCCGAACGCCCAAATCCCTCCCGAAAATGCCGGCGCTAATGGATTACGGAGGAATCGTTTCGGCGAAGCCTCGGCAACCCGGCCGGGGGTCCCACGGCGTGGGGAGGGTTCGGCCGAGCTCGgcccctgcccacagcaggagccGCCCACGCGTGACCGCGCCTGGGCGGTGTTCGCGGGAGGCACCCCCGGGCTCAGCCCGGCCCACGGCAGCGGGGCTCATCCCCTGGCAGAGGAAGCTCAGCCGCCTTCTTTACGACTTTGGACCAAAAGCAGGGTGTTCTGCCCGTTTTCCCGGCTACTGCGGGGGATGCGCAGGGGAGAGCTGGGCAGTCGCAGGATCACGCCCGGCTCCGTTTCGGAAGCCCTAAGCAAGACTGGACGGCCACGGGAGTCACCCGCGGGTGCCATCCGTGAGCGCAGCCCAGGAGGGACGAGTCCCAGCGCTCGGCTACTGTCCGGGCCCGAGTGTCCGCCCGGCTTCCCCGGCTCCCCCGAGCCGTGCGGGCTCCAGCGCTTCTCGTGAGCCCCCGTCCGGCCACACGCGTGGGGGCCCCGTAGCCACGGCCCCACAGAGCCAGCGAACAGCCCCGGGATGCCCGGCCCATCGGGACCCGGCCCTGTAACTTGAATTCAATACTGAGGCAGGGACAGGCGGAGGCAGGCGTTCAGGGAACTGGAGAGAACACGAGGCcgccctgctgctgctgtcagcgCTATTTGAGTCCTGCTGCCGTCTCTCTGTGCTACTCACCCCTGCATGCGACAATAGCGAATTAATTTATGCTCTGTACTTCGCTGCCTGCCCGCATAACCTGTTCCATATGGTTATTGCGACTTCTACGGAGCAGTTCCGCGCGTATTTGTTCTGGTTTCTCCACGTTTCTTCAATTTAAAATTCCGTCACTCGCTCTGTGAAGCACTAACGGGCTGAACCCCCGCTAGCTGCCTGAGTGCTCCCCGCTGTCAGCGGGTTGTCATTTATTCTGACATCGTCTGGGTGTGTGCACCGCCAACCGGTTCGGGACACGCGACAGAGCGAGGGCTCTGTCCGTGCCCGGGAGCCGACGCTTCCCTCCCGGGGGGAGCAGCGGCAGCCGGAGCCCGCAGGGATACTGAGCGGCCCCGGGGCTGGGCGCCTCCATCCCTCCCCCACTTCCCCGAATTCCTCCCGGGAATCTCAGGGCAGCCGTGTCCCTGCGCGCACCTGCGCCCCGGGGAGCCC harbors:
- the BARX1 gene encoding homeobox protein BarH-like 1, whose product is MQNPLELGAARYFPAEAFPDHRSHRYRSFMIEEILTDPPDAKGAAPAGELLKFGVQALLSARPYHNHLAVLKAEPAAVFKFPLAPLGCSGLGSALLAAGSGLQGGSASPHLPLELHLRGKLEPGPPEPGKAKKGRRSRTVFTELQLMGLEKRFEKQKYLSTPDRIDLAESLGLSQLQVKTWYQNRRMKWKKIVLQGGGLESPTKPKGRPKKNSIPSSEQLSEQERARDAEKPPESLGSPAEVSQEE